The Anastrepha ludens isolate Willacy chromosome 2, idAnaLude1.1, whole genome shotgun sequence genome contains a region encoding:
- the LOC128854736 gene encoding general odorant-binding protein 99a — MKLQLILLLACVALAAAKFQLRTAEDAIIAHEECRDEFRIPEDIYQKYLNYEFPAHKRTNCYVKCFVEKMGLFTEEKGFDEKAIIAQFTAKSSKNLAKISHGLEKCIDHNEHDSDTCTWANRVFSCWISVNRPIVRRTYIAK; from the exons atgaaactcCAGCTGATCTTGTTGCTGGCCTGTGTGGCATTG GCCGCAGCCAAATTTCAGCTCCGCACAGCTGAAGATGCGATTATTGCGCATGAGGAGTGCCGTGATGAGTTCCGTATACCCGAAGATATttatcagaaatatttaaactaTGAATTCCCCGCTCACAAGCGTACTAATTGCTACGTGAAGTGTTTTGTGGAGAAAATGGGACTCTTCACAGAGGAGAAGGGCTTCGATGAGAAGGCGATTATTGCGCAATTCACTGCGAAGAGTTCCAAAAATTTGGCTAAAATCTCACATGGTTTGGAGAAGTGTATCGATCACAATGAACATGATTCGGATACCTGCACTTGGGCGAATCGTGTCTTTTCCTGCTGGATCTCCGTAAATCGACCGATTGTGCGCAGGACTTACATTGCGAAATGA